The nucleotide sequence GGCAGTGCTCAGGATGTAGAGGGAGGCTGCGCACAGGCGGTTGATAGTGAAGCCTGGGATGGCCACAGAGGCCAGGGCCTGCCACACAAAGGTGTCCATCACAGCCACGGTCACCCTGCTGCTGCGGCCTGCCTCAGGGCCCGGCACCTGGTAGGCACACGAGACGCTTAACCCAGCAGGGGCAGAGGCGGAAACCCCTCTGGACAGGGGGCAGGAGACTGGcccagggagagggaagggaagcgGGGTGGGGACAGAGCCACGTAAGTGCTGGGTTCTGGACTCTACCAATTCAGGGCTGAGTGTGGACTCACATCCAGGACCAGGGTATAGACTATGTCACCCGCAGGACTGGGGGCGGGGTCACCACCCTACAAAGGAGAGGGTACAGGGTGTACCAGGCCGGAGTGTGGGCACTGGACTGTCCTACAAGGGACTTACCCATGTGCAAGGCTGTGGACTGACCACAAGGGGAGGGGTTGAGGGGCAGGTTAACACTCACATCTCTGGCTTTCTTGCCCTTGTCAATGGCATCGGCCAGCACGTAGGAGCTGGACACGCCATAGCTCAGCCACACCACAGCTGCAGGCACCAGGGAGCGGAAGGCCTCCCCCACCTCATTGGCGTAGCCTGTGGGGAGAGGATAGTCAGTTCCTGAGCCCTCGGGTTGTTCCACAAGGGGGCACTGGAGACAGCTGGTTCTTACCTCAGCCTGCTGGGAGCAGCTGGGTGAGGGTAGACAGGGAGCGTACCCCTCTGAGCCTCCGCGTCCCAGCCTACAAAATGGCACCCAGGAGGGCCACCCCAGCCGTCCTCTCGTGGgagagctgagcacacacacctttCTCATCACTCACCTGCCCTCACAGCCTGGGTTCTAGAAGCATTTGGCTGGCGGGCAGAGGCAGTGAGAGAGACGGACTGAGGGCAGCCCCACTGACGAGGCACTGACCACATGCCCGGGTTCTCTGTACCTTATCTCATTCTGCCCTTACAACCACCAGGCGGTGAGAGAGACCCAGCGTTCCTCCCTCTGCCCTGagcaggaaacaggctcagacGCAGCCAGTGAGGAGCCACGACGGGAGTCCTAATGCCCTGACTCCGCAGCCCGCGGGGGGCATGCCGGAGAGGGGAGCCCGCTCACCCGGTCCTCCGAGCT is from Muntiacus reevesi chromosome 13, mMunRee1.1, whole genome shotgun sequence and encodes:
- the MTFP1 gene encoding mitochondrial fission process protein 1 isoform X1, which gives rise to MAEPPSRGPERDLFRDTWVRYLGYANEVGEAFRSLVPAAVVWLSYGVSSSYVLADAIDKGKKARDVPGPEAGRSSRVTVAVMDTFVWQALASVAIPGFTINRLCAASLYILSTATRWPLAVRKWTTTALGLLAIPVIIHPIDRSVDFLLDSSLRKLYPSVEKPSSS